Proteins from a genomic interval of Yoonia sp. GPGPB17:
- a CDS encoding DUF3179 domain-containing protein produces the protein MRLIPTIAAFCTAASMSVAGPEFWSFEWPNTDFETTTVDNWVEIMSGGPPKDGIPAIDGPTFVPVADKPNLEAREPVITLEIAGEVPRAYPIRYLTWHEIVNDEVGGIPVAVTFCPLCNSGITFDRRVAQGTLSFGVSGKLRNSDMIMYDRETESWWQQAIGEAIVGELTGTELVSLPSWMESWEAFSTRNPDGLVMEQPAFRRNYGSNPYVRYDSSNRPFLYSGEMPPHDIPALARVVRVGDRAWPLTRLSEEELLTEAGVSFTWTEGQASALDSANIGAGKEVGNVRVRDADGNDLPHDVMFAFAFHAFWPDGEWMIGK, from the coding sequence ATGCGCCTGATCCCTACAATCGCTGCCTTTTGCACAGCCGCCAGCATGTCTGTGGCGGGGCCGGAATTCTGGTCCTTCGAATGGCCGAACACCGATTTTGAAACAACAACGGTGGACAACTGGGTCGAGATTATGTCCGGCGGGCCGCCCAAGGATGGCATTCCGGCCATTGATGGCCCAACTTTTGTGCCCGTTGCTGACAAACCCAACTTGGAAGCACGCGAACCCGTCATCACGCTTGAAATCGCAGGTGAAGTACCGCGCGCCTATCCCATCCGCTATCTGACGTGGCATGAGATCGTGAATGATGAGGTGGGGGGCATTCCTGTCGCTGTGACGTTCTGTCCGCTCTGCAATTCGGGCATCACTTTTGACCGGCGCGTGGCACAGGGCACTCTGAGTTTCGGGGTCTCAGGCAAGTTGCGCAATTCTGACATGATCATGTATGACCGCGAAACCGAAAGCTGGTGGCAGCAGGCGATCGGCGAGGCGATTGTCGGTGAGCTGACCGGCACCGAGCTGGTCAGCCTGCCCAGTTGGATGGAAAGCTGGGAGGCGTTCTCAACCCGCAATCCGGACGGCTTGGTGATGGAACAACCTGCATTCCGGCGCAACTACGGGTCCAACCCCTATGTGCGCTATGACAGCTCCAACCGTCCATTTCTTTACTCTGGTGAAATGCCACCGCATGACATCCCCGCCTTGGCGCGGGTTGTGCGTGTGGGTGATCGGGCGTGGCCATTGACCCGATTGTCCGAAGAAGAGCTGTTGACCGAAGCCGGGGTGAGTTTCACATGGACAGAAGGGCAGGCTTCGGCACTGGATTCCGCGAATATCGGGGCTGGCAAAGAGGTCGGCAATGTCCGGGTGCGCGATGCCGATGGCAACGATCTACCCCATGATGTGATGTTTGCGTTCGCTTTTCATGCATTCTGGCCAGACGGCGAATGGATGATTGGCAAGTGA
- a CDS encoding peptidylprolyl isomerase, translating into MYKAAAILAVLATPALSDGLEIDLAGEANGTIVIDLFEETAPLHTAQITAIAAAGSYDGVVFHRVIDGFMAQTGDVQNGLMGMDLSRAYTGGSEFADIPAEFSDIPFERGVVGMARAQSPDSANSQFFIMFEPGYFLNGQYTVVGEVTEGMELVDQIKRGTGANGAVIGQPDMMAAVRVTE; encoded by the coding sequence ATGTATAAGGCCGCTGCAATTCTGGCTGTCTTGGCCACCCCTGCACTGAGTGACGGGCTTGAGATTGATCTTGCCGGTGAGGCCAATGGCACCATCGTCATTGATCTTTTCGAAGAGACCGCCCCCCTGCACACAGCCCAAATCACAGCCATCGCTGCGGCGGGCAGCTATGATGGCGTTGTCTTTCACCGTGTGATCGATGGCTTCATGGCCCAGACCGGCGATGTGCAAAACGGCCTGATGGGCATGGATTTGTCCCGCGCCTACACTGGCGGGTCAGAGTTTGCGGACATCCCCGCCGAATTCTCGGACATCCCATTCGAGCGTGGTGTTGTCGGCATGGCGCGTGCGCAAAGCCCGGATTCGGCCAATAGCCAATTCTTTATTATGTTTGAGCCCGGATACTTCCTGAACGGCCAATATACGGTTGTGGGTGAAGTCACCGAAGGCATGGAATTGGTCGACCAGATCAAACGGGGCACCGGCGCCAACGGGGCCGTCATCGGTCAGCCTGACATGATGGCGGCGGTCCGCGTTACCGAATAA
- a CDS encoding peptidylprolyl isomerase: MADIKDPENTIIMTLKDGDVTIELLPDVAPAHVARMKELARAGKYDNVCFHRVIDGFMAQTGDVANGNMEENFNLGSAGTGGSDMPDLPAEFSKIPHARGSIGAARSQNPNSANSQFFINFKDNDFLNGQYTVYGQVVSGMEHVDAIMRGEPPMNPDRMISVKVAADV; this comes from the coding sequence ATGGCCGACATCAAAGACCCCGAAAACACCATCATCATGACGCTCAAAGATGGCGACGTCACCATCGAGCTGCTGCCCGACGTGGCCCCCGCGCATGTGGCACGCATGAAAGAGCTGGCGCGCGCAGGCAAATACGACAACGTTTGTTTTCACCGGGTGATTGACGGTTTCATGGCGCAGACGGGTGATGTGGCCAACGGCAATATGGAAGAGAATTTCAACCTTGGTAGCGCGGGCACAGGCGGGTCCGATATGCCGGATCTGCCAGCAGAATTCTCAAAGATCCCCCACGCGCGTGGCTCTATTGGTGCCGCACGCTCGCAGAACCCGAACTCGGCCAACAGCCAGTTCTTTATCAACTTCAAGGACAATGACTTTCTGAACGGGCAATACACCGTCTATGGTCAGGTCGTATCCGGCATGGAGCATGTCGACGCGATCATGCGTGGCGAGCCGCCAATGAACCCTGACCGTATGATCAGTGTGAAAGTCGCCGCAGATGTATAA